The Ignavibacteria bacterium genome contains the following window.
ACGACTAATAACAAAATTTCAAAAAATATTTTAATTGAAGATGCAATCAGATTTTTTGAAGGAACAACGGATGTACCATTCAATTTAATTTCAGATATTTCTTTTTATGTAAGCGATCCGTTTCCTAATCCATTTAATTCCACAACAAAGATTATAATTAATCTTCCGGAAAATCATTTTATTAAAATGCAGGTATTTAATATTTTAGGTGAAAAAGTAATGGACCTGAGTAATTTTCTAAATAAAGGTTTCAATGAGATCGAACTTAACTTTGAAAATTTGAATTCTGGAGTTTATTTACTTAAAATAGATTACGGAAGTAACTTTAAAACCTTAAAATTAAATTTAATTAAATAGGAGATACAATAATGGCTCAATCACTCAATAAGATTATGCTTATAGGATATGTAGGACGAGATGCCGAGGTAAAATATACTAATTCCGGTTTAGCTGTAATGAGATTCAGTCTGGCGACTGATCAGAATCAGAAAGACCAAAATGGAAATTGGCAGCGTGCAACTACCTGGCATGATATTATTTGCTTCGACAAATTAGCTGAGAATATGAAAGAATTTGTCAAAAAGGGCAGAAGAGTTTATGTGGAAGGTAGATTATCTAAAAGAGATTATGTGGATAAACAAAATATCAAAAGGTATGTAGTTGAAGTAATTGCTGAAAATTTGATACTTCTCGATAGACCTGGTGCATCTTTTGATGATAGTTCTTCTGTTGAATCCGAAACAGATTCTCAGATTTCTGAACCTCCAGCTGAAGATATAAATAGCGACAGCAATTCAGAAGAAGATTTACCTTTTTAAATGATCAAGAACTAATTAGGAGAAGTTAGATTTGGATACTGACTCGTTTGTGCAATTATTGATTGTGTTTGGTTTATTCATTGTTTCAGCTTTTTTTTCGGCTTCTGAAGTCGCTCTTTTTTCTATTGATGAGAAGAAACTTAATTTCATTTCAAAAGCAAAACCGTTAGCTGCACGATATATTCATAGACTACTTGAGTTTCCACGAAAAACTTTAATAACTATTTTAATCGGTAATAATATTGCTAATGTGGGAATTTCAATTTTACTTGCATTTCTTACTGTAAAACTTGCAAATCAACTAAATGTTAATCGTGACTGGTTAATAACAATTGAAATCATTCTTCTTACTGTTGTCCTTCTGCTGATTGGTGAGATCATACCAAAGATAATAGCTAATCGTTTCCCGGTTGAATATGCAGTCCTGGTTTGTTATCCAATACACTGGCTTTATACTTTATTCGCACCAATTACATTTTTATTCAACCAGGTTTCAAAAATTTTTCAGAGAAATTTTTTTATTGATAAATCGAAAACTGCCATAAAAGTAGAAGAGATCAAAACTTTAGCAGATTTGAGTGAAGAATATGGAGCAATTGAGAAAGATGAACAAAGTTTAATCCACGGAATAATTGAATTTGGTGAGACGACCGTAAAAGAAGTAATGACAAATCGAACCGAAATGGTTGCTGCTGAAATTAATGAGAGCTTTGATTCGCTATTAAATAAATTTTTAACCTCAAAACATTCACGATTGCCCATTTATAAGGGGAATATAGATAACATTGAAGGGTTCGTTTACATCAAAGATTTATTGCCGATTTATATTCAAAGGCAGAAATCGGATGTTCAAAATCTCGAAGAGTTTAACATATCAAAAATTTTGAGACCAGCGATCTTTGTTCCTGAAAGTAAAAAAATTGATGAGATGTTTAGAGAATTTCAAACGAAAAATATACACATTGCAATTGTTGTTGATGAATTCGGTGGAACTGCCGGTTTAATTACAATGGAAGATATATTAGCTGAAGTAATGAGCAGATTCTCGTATTCTGAAGACACTCAAGACTTTTATAAACAAATTGATCAAGATACATATCTGGTTGACGCTAAAATTCCAATTGATTTCTTAGAAAAACTTCTTGATAAACAATTAAAATCAGATGAAGATGATTATGATACTCTTGGTGGATTTCTTTTAAGCAAATTTGAAGATTTACCAGAACCCGATACTTCGATTGATTATGAAGATTATAAATTCATAATCAAAGAAGCCTCTGAGAAGAGAATCGAAAAGGTCTTAATTAAAAAAATTAAAAATGAAAAAGTATAAGTTTTATATTATTCTTCTTATCTCAACAATAACAATTGGACTAATCTTTTTTCATTTTTCTGATTATTCACGAAGGATTAAGACTATCTATTCTTTAATGAAAGAAAAAGACAAAGAAAAGATTATCAATGGGTTGGTTGAAAAGGTTGAGGCAGATACTTTAAAAGATAAATTCAAATCAGTTTTGATCGTTTTTGGTAATAGAATTGAAAATGATGAGTATTCTGATGAACATCTGAAGGAATTATTAGATAAATTTGAAAAAATTGTAGATAAGGATAAGATATCTTCGAATGAAATTGAAGAATTCGCAAAAAAAGTAAATCAGGATTTTTGAGATGAAGGAAAATAGAAAGACAAATATTAAAGTCGGAATTACTGTATTAATTGGAATATTTATTTTTCTTTTCATTTTAGGTTGGGCAAAAAGAATTACAATCGCAGGTGACTACAATGTGCTTAAAATGAGATTTAATAGTGTCTCTGGACTTGAGTTGGGTGATCACATTACGATTAATGGCGTCAAAATGGGAAAAGTTCACAATATCATAATTGACGGTAACTCAGTAATCGTCGAAGGTTACA
Protein-coding sequences here:
- the ssb gene encoding single-stranded DNA-binding protein, which encodes MAQSLNKIMLIGYVGRDAEVKYTNSGLAVMRFSLATDQNQKDQNGNWQRATTWHDIICFDKLAENMKEFVKKGRRVYVEGRLSKRDYVDKQNIKRYVVEVIAENLILLDRPGASFDDSSSVESETDSQISEPPAEDINSDSNSEEDLPF
- a CDS encoding HlyC/CorC family transporter; translation: MDTDSFVQLLIVFGLFIVSAFFSASEVALFSIDEKKLNFISKAKPLAARYIHRLLEFPRKTLITILIGNNIANVGISILLAFLTVKLANQLNVNRDWLITIEIILLTVVLLLIGEIIPKIIANRFPVEYAVLVCYPIHWLYTLFAPITFLFNQVSKIFQRNFFIDKSKTAIKVEEIKTLADLSEEYGAIEKDEQSLIHGIIEFGETTVKEVMTNRTEMVAAEINESFDSLLNKFLTSKHSRLPIYKGNIDNIEGFVYIKDLLPIYIQRQKSDVQNLEEFNISKILRPAIFVPESKKIDEMFREFQTKNIHIAIVVDEFGGTAGLITMEDILAEVMSRFSYSEDTQDFYKQIDQDTYLVDAKIPIDFLEKLLDKQLKSDEDDYDTLGGFLLSKFEDLPEPDTSIDYEDYKFIIKEASEKRIEKVLIKKIKNEKV